In one Liolophura sinensis isolate JHLJ2023 chromosome 11, CUHK_Ljap_v2, whole genome shotgun sequence genomic region, the following are encoded:
- the LOC135478049 gene encoding snRNA-activating protein complex subunit 1-like, translated as MSQSSPIFPTQSLAAGFKTDLDKVVKKFSATDCVRYEVFAEIWREMKLNFLCAGRQTEREARELMEMVFEMTSVLWFPPSPFQTRVCALYMLYGLYCTQPCQPRVKIRLTASQWTQVLNFMKTLEEQHHLDVIFILNKLRAIHAFHFVATKNEHFPQSKEAEPESDRSKDPMKEVEESLIRDIINADLLEQIEALHTQYYNVKCSLAGPGAEQPDRSLNLLNGNIILNIKNILQRFEGRRKARYQNPGHSSSGDSSESDPEFKLVRIFLLSKAHNSMRGNTLVTSCIHLVCERGNSCFTGPYA; from the exons ATGTCTCAAAGTTCCCCTATATTTCCCACGCAATCTCTTGCGGCAGGATTTAAAACTGACTTGGACAAAGTGGTAAAAAAGTTTTCCGCAACAGACTGTGTTCGGTACGAGGTGTTCGCAGAGATATGGCGGGAGATGAAACTGAACTTCTTGTGTGCAGGGCGACAGACCGAAAGAGAGGCCCGCGAA CTGATGGAGATGGTGTTTGAGATGACCAGTGTTCTGTGGTTCCCTCCGTCCCCATTCCAGACACGAGTCTGCGCCCTCTACATGCTGTATGGCCTCTACTGCACCCAGCCCTGTCAGCCACGTGTCAag ATACGACTGACTGCATCCCAGTGGACTCAGGTCTTGAATTTCATGAAGACGTTGGAAGAACAGCATCATCTTGACGTCATTTTCATTCTCAACAAGCTACGAGCCATACATGCTTTTCACTTCGTAGCCACCAAGAATGAG CATTTCCCCCAGAGTAAGGAGGCAGAGCCAGAGTCAGACCGCTCTAAGGACCCCATGAAGGAGGTGGAAGAGAGCTTAATTAGGGACATCATTAATGCTGATCTGCTGGAG CAAATAGAAGCCCTGCACACACAGTATTACAATGTGAAATGTTCACTGGCAGGCCCTGGAGCGGAGCAGCCCGACCGATCCCTGAATCTCCTGAATGGTAACATCATCCTCAACATCAAAAA TATTTTACAGAGATTTGAGGGAAGACGTAAGGCTAGATATCAG AACCCAGGCCACTCATCATCAGGAGACAGTAGCGAGTCTGATCCAGAATTTAAACTTGTACGTATATTTTTGTTATCAAAGGCCCATAACTCCATGAGGGGAAATACATTAGTTACAAGTTGCATTCATTTAGTGTGTGAGAGAGGCAATTCATGCTTTACTGGGCCATACGcgtga
- the LOC135477947 gene encoding uncharacterized protein LOC135477947 — MSDEEENAVVSPEAEQLPGEREVGTEMLHMPTLVSADENISEKKSKGTKKSPSAKQRKKAESNSKQTKCPKVALKGSKSLGKKKQGKPSCSPSKSKKASASGTQRKQQNQNDAQSLK, encoded by the exons ATGTCAGATGAAGAAGAAAATGCAGTGGTCAGTCCTGAGGCAGAAC aattaCCAGGAGAGAGAGAGGTAGGCACGGAAATGTTACATATGCCAACTCTGGTCTCTGCTGACGAAAACATATCTG AGAAAAAGAGCAAAGGAACCAAGAAATCTCCAAGTGCAAAGCAAAGGAAGAAAGCGGAATCAAATTCCAAACAGACCAAATGTCCTAAGGTGGCATTGAAAGGAAGTAAATCGCTTGGGAAAAAGAAGCAGGGCAAACCAAGTTGTTCACCGTCAAAGTCTAAAAAGGCTTCAGCATCAGGGACACAAAGAAagcaacaaaatcaaaatgatgCCCAGAGTTTGAAATAA